A section of the Rhodanobacteraceae bacterium genome encodes:
- a CDS encoding NAD(P)-dependent oxidoreductase gives MATLRNQTLFITGGSRGIGEAIALRAARDGANIVLAAKTERAHPKLPGTIHSVAAAIEAAGGKALAIRCDIREDQQVQAAVAQAVAHFGGIDILVNNASAISLTGTLDTPMKRFDLMFGVNVRGTFLVSQTCIPHLKQSANPHILTLAPPLNMDPKWFAPHTAYTMAKYGMSQCVLGMAPEFAADGIAINALWPRTVIHTAALAMIPGVDPDRCRTPEIMADAAHAILTTPSRERTGQFLIDEDVLRAAGVSDFDRYAVKPGMALLPDLFL, from the coding sequence ATGGCTACTCTGCGCAACCAGACCCTGTTCATCACCGGCGGCTCGCGCGGCATCGGCGAGGCCATTGCCCTGCGCGCGGCGCGGGATGGCGCCAATATCGTGCTCGCGGCCAAGACCGAACGGGCGCACCCGAAGCTCCCAGGTACGATTCACTCGGTCGCCGCAGCCATCGAGGCTGCCGGCGGCAAGGCGCTGGCCATCCGCTGTGACATCCGCGAAGACCAGCAGGTGCAGGCGGCCGTCGCCCAGGCTGTGGCCCACTTCGGCGGTATCGACATCCTGGTCAACAATGCCAGCGCGATCAGTCTGACCGGCACGCTGGATACGCCGATGAAACGCTTCGATCTGATGTTCGGGGTCAATGTGCGCGGCACGTTCCTGGTCAGCCAGACTTGCATCCCGCACCTGAAGCAGTCTGCCAATCCGCATATCCTGACGCTGGCGCCGCCGCTGAACATGGATCCGAAGTGGTTTGCGCCGCACACCGCCTACACCATGGCCAAATACGGCATGAGCCAGTGCGTGCTCGGCATGGCGCCTGAATTTGCCGCCGACGGCATCGCCATCAACGCGTTGTGGCCGCGCACCGTGATCCACACCGCCGCGCTGGCCATGATTCCCGGCGTGGATCCCGACCGCTGCCGCACGCCCGAGATCATGGCCGACGCCGCCCACGCCATCCTCACGACACCCAGCCGGGAACGGACAGGCCAGTTTCTGATCGACGAAGACGTGCTCCGAGCCGCCGGCGTCAGCGATTTCGATCGCTACGCCGTGAAGCCGGGGATGGCGTTGCTGCCGGATCTATTTCTGTAG
- a CDS encoding LON peptidase substrate-binding domain-containing protein: MSLSSDEYPLFPLSTVLYPGGTLALRIFEPRYLAMIRDCARDSRPFGVTLLLRGTDDDQSSSALAIGTLAQIVDFYTLPDGLLGIRAQGGRRFHVDQARSRDDGLLIGKLTLWEDEPSQELPPEYSLLARLAQGLVENLIEGAPPPTKAELDDATWISFRLAELLPFSLGEKQQLLELTDANERLQRVVDALPRFRSDAEPE; the protein is encoded by the coding sequence ATGAGCCTGTCGTCCGACGAATATCCGCTGTTCCCGCTATCCACCGTGCTCTATCCCGGCGGCACGCTGGCGCTGCGTATCTTCGAGCCGCGCTATCTGGCCATGATCCGCGACTGTGCCCGTGATTCCAGGCCCTTCGGCGTGACCCTGCTGTTGCGCGGCACCGACGATGACCAGAGCTCATCGGCGCTGGCCATCGGCACGCTGGCGCAGATCGTCGATTTCTACACCCTGCCCGACGGCCTGCTCGGCATCCGCGCGCAGGGCGGACGGCGCTTCCACGTCGATCAGGCCCGCTCGCGCGACGATGGCCTGCTGATCGGCAAACTCACCCTCTGGGAAGACGAGCCCAGCCAGGAGCTGCCACCGGAATACTCGCTGCTGGCCAGGCTGGCGCAGGGACTGGTCGAAAACCTCATCGAAGGCGCCCCGCCGCCAACCAAGGCCGAACTCGACGACGCCACCTGGATCAGCTTCAGACTGGCGGAACTGCTGCCCTTCAGCCTGGGCGAGAAGCAGCAGCTGCTGGAACTCACTGACGCCAACGAACGCCTGCAACGCGTGGTTGACGCCCTGCCCCGCTTCCGCAGCGACGCCGAACCAGAGTAG
- the hemL gene encoding glutamate-1-semialdehyde 2,1-aminomutase produces the protein MNSNSHPGERSPRVPGPGSPVRASNKEAFLAAQTVIPGGVNSPVRAFTQVGGEPFFVARAEGAYLWDIEGKRYIDYIGSWGPMIAGHAHPKVVKAVQDTAALGMSYGCPNTLETDLAKEIIKLVPGLDLVRFVSSGTEACLSAIRLARGYTGRERILKFAGCYHGHGDSFLVKAGSGVLTLGLPNSPGVPKALADLTMTADYNNLEQVRAIFKEVGHEIAAVIVEPIAGNMNMITPLPGFLEGLRSLCDDYGSVFIIDEVMTGFRVAPGGAQQHYGVTPDLSTFGKVIGAGMPVGAYGGKREIMEKIAPLGPVYQAGTLSGNPVAMAAGLANLQLIQEPGFFETLEARTRDLCKGLEAGARAAGIPLQTLSIGGMFGFFFSETPVSTFAQAQACDIERFKRFFHACLKRGLYWAPSAYECGFTSSAHDEAIIAETVRIAAEAFAEIG, from the coding sequence ATGAACTCAAACTCACATCCAGGCGAACGCTCTCCCCGGGTCCCGGGTCCCGGGTCCCCGGTCCGGGCTTCCAACAAGGAAGCCTTCCTCGCCGCCCAGACCGTGATTCCCGGCGGTGTCAATTCTCCGGTGCGCGCCTTTACCCAGGTCGGCGGCGAACCCTTCTTTGTCGCCCGCGCCGAAGGCGCCTACCTATGGGACATCGAAGGCAAGCGCTATATCGATTACATCGGTTCCTGGGGCCCGATGATTGCCGGCCATGCCCATCCGAAAGTGGTCAAGGCGGTGCAGGACACCGCCGCGCTGGGCATGAGCTACGGCTGCCCGAATACGCTGGAGACCGATCTGGCGAAGGAGATCATCAAGCTGGTGCCGGGCCTGGATCTGGTGCGTTTCGTGTCCTCCGGCACCGAGGCCTGCCTGTCTGCCATCCGTCTGGCGCGCGGCTACACCGGGCGTGAACGCATCCTCAAATTTGCCGGCTGCTACCACGGCCACGGCGATTCCTTCCTGGTCAAGGCCGGCAGCGGCGTACTGACCTTGGGCCTGCCCAATTCCCCGGGCGTGCCCAAGGCGCTGGCAGACTTGACCATGACCGCGGACTACAACAATCTGGAACAGGTGCGGGCGATCTTCAAGGAGGTCGGCCACGAAATTGCTGCGGTGATCGTCGAGCCCATCGCCGGCAACATGAACATGATCACGCCGCTGCCGGGCTTCCTCGAAGGCCTGCGCTCGCTGTGCGACGACTACGGCTCGGTATTCATCATCGACGAAGTCATGACCGGTTTCCGTGTGGCCCCGGGCGGCGCCCAGCAGCACTACGGCGTCACTCCCGATCTCAGCACCTTCGGCAAGGTCATCGGCGCTGGCATGCCGGTGGGTGCCTACGGTGGCAAGCGCGAGATCATGGAGAAGATCGCGCCGCTGGGGCCGGTCTATCAGGCCGGCACGTTGTCCGGCAATCCAGTCGCCATGGCCGCAGGCCTCGCCAATCTGCAACTGATCCAGGAACCGGGATTCTTCGAGACGCTGGAGGCCAGAACCAGGGACCTGTGCAAAGGACTGGAGGCCGGTGCCCGCGCCGCCGGAATTCCGCTGCAGACCCTGTCGATTGGAGGCATGTTCGGCTTCTTCTTCAGTGAAACCCCGGTGAGCACCTTTGCCCAGGCCCAGGCCTGCGACATCGAACGCTTCAAGCGCTTCTTCCACGCCTGCCTGAAGCGCGGCCTGTACTGGGCTCCGAGCGCCTACGAGTGCGGCTTCACCTCCAGCGCCCACGACGAAGCGATCATCGCCGAGACCGTGCGCATCGCGGCCGAGGCCTTTGCGGAGATCGGCTGA